TTCAGTACCTAATAGTATGGTAACTTCATCCCACTTGTATTCTCCGCGTATGATGACTATAGAAAATTCATCGTTTTTAAGTCTATTATATAAATTTTTGCTATGATCAGTATATATATTGACATCAACATTTGGAAATGCCTCTGTATAACTTTTTAAAATTTTAGGAAGGCGATATCGTGCATAATTTAATGAAACTCCAACAGTTAAATTTCCACCTATAAAGTTATGGTTGGAGGATATATGCTCACGCAATTGCTTTAGAGTATTTACTACAGTTTTAATATAGGGGATGATGCTTTCGCCTAAAGGGGTAAACAATACTCCTTTTTTTGAACGAATAAGTAAATCGGTACCTAAATCTTTTTCTATTTTTTTAATTCTCTTTGTTAAGGCAGGTTGAGTAATAAATAATTTTTCAGAGGTCTTTGTAATATTCTTTAATTTATATAATGTCAAAATTAGTTTGTAATCTTTTTCATCCATAGTTATTAATCCTTTATCCATTACTTTTAGTTATGACTATTTATAAAATAGTATCATTATACATTATACATTATAACATATATACTGAAATTAGAAGATTAAAGAAAAATTCTTAGCTTAAAAGGAGATAAAATGATTAGTACAAATAGATTTAAATCAGATACTTTTACAATTACCAAACTATTTTTTACATGGTTACAAATTGGTTTTACATCATTTGGTGGTGGTGCAACTACCCAATATCTTATTCAAGAACAGTTTATTTATAAGCATAAATGGATAACAGATGAAGAATATGCTAACATTATTGGAATGTGTCAAATAACACCTGGTATGAATATTATTGCATATACGATACTTATAGGAAAAAAGTTGGCTGGTGGGATAGGAATATTTATATCCTTGGTGGGACTTATTTTGCCTAGTGCGGCAGTTACAATTGTATTAACTACGATTTATACTTCCATTAGTAAGTCATTAAAAGTACATTCTGCACTTCATGCAGTATTTGCTGCTATTTTTGGTATAGCTTTAGCTACAAATTGGAGAAATGTACAACCTATTATTATAAAAAATCATAAAAAGGGATCTATGATTTTTGGCGTAACAATTGCAATAATGATTGGTAGTGGAGTTATTTATATATTTTTTAATCCATCTGTAATTTTATTATATGTTTTAGGTGGATTATGTGGTGCTGCTGCTTATTGGTATATTTCTAAAAAAGAGGTGAGGGTTAATAAATGAGCTGGGTTATATTTTTTGGGGCTTTACTTAAATCAGTTTTATTTTCTTCGGGAGGTTACGGCCCCTTACCTAGTTTGCACTCTGATTTTATAAATTATGGATGGGCAGGCCAGAAACAATTTACTGAATCCTTGGCAATTGGACAAATTACTCCTGGACCTAATGGACTTTGGGTTGTCAGTTTGTGTTATTTAATTGCTGGATTACGCGGAGCACTATTAGCATGTATTGCATTACTTCTACCACCATTATTGATTCTAATTGTTCAGCATTATTATACTCGTATTGCAAAGTATCCAGCAACACAAGGATTACTTGATGGAGTAGTAATTGTTATAGCTAGCTTTAGTGTAATAGTTGTATTTAAAATATTTGTAAGTAATGGTATTGATGTAGAGACGATTGCCATTGCATCCATAAGTTTTATTTTGGCAATATCAAGGCGTGTATCTACAAATGTTATACTACTAGTTTCGCTTTTAGTAGGTGTAGTATTTTAATTTTATGGGGTAATATGGTTTGAATAAAATAGAAAATAATGTTATATTATTGAAATGGAGTTTATGGACTATGAATACTTGTGATAAAGGAGTGTTGAGTAAATGAATATTAATATTATACTATTTAATAATTTTGAGACTCTAGATATATTTGGACCAATAGAAATACTAGGACAAATAAAAGACTATCAAATACACTATTATTCAGAAGCTGGAGGTGTTATTACCAATGCACAAAATCTTAAAGTTGTAACCGAGCCTATTAGTTCGGCAGATGAAAGTGGTATATTAGTTATTCCAGGAGGAATGGGTACAAGAGAATTAATTAATAATACATCTTTCTTAAATAAATTAAAGTCAATTGCAGAGAAATCTACATATTGTTTATCTATATGCACTGGTTCAGCAGTATTAGCAGGGTGTGGAGTTTTAAAGAATAGAAAAGCTACATCTAATAAACAAGCCTTAGAATGGGTAAAATCAGTAAGTGACCAAGTAAACTGGGTGGAAAAAGCACGTTGGGTTGCTGACGGAAAGTATTATACATCATCAGGTATTTCAGCTGGAATTGATATGACATTGGGTTTCATTTCGGATAGATTTGGTAAAGATAAAGCTATAAAAATTGCTAATGATATTGAATATATATGGAATGATGATTGTACAAATGATATATTTGCAGGATAAATTTTAAGCTTATAAAGTTGCAAAGTAAGTGATAGTATGTTTTTCGCAAAACATTAATTGAGTTTTTATCCCGTGCAGTGAAATTTGAAATTTAATGTAACTAATTTTAGGAGGAGTGAAAGTTGAAAAAGTTAGTAGTTTATGAATCTATACATCATGGTAACACTCAAAAAATAGGCAAAATGGTAGCAGAGTGCTTAAATGCTGATTTAGCAAAAGCTGATGATGTAAATATAAATATTATAAATGACTATGATTTAATTGGTTTTGGTTCTGGAATATATTATGGGAAGTTTCATAAAAATATTGTTGAACTAATTGATAAGTTGCCAACTTTGTCTGGTAAAAAAGCATTTATTTTTTCAACCAGTGGACAAGGCAAGAATAAATACAATAACCCTATTGGACAAAAATTAAAAGAAAAAGGTTTTGAGGTTGTTGGAAGTTTTGCTTGTAAAGGCTACGACACATTTGGACCATTTAAGATATTTGGAGGAATTGCAAAAGGCAGGCCCAATAATGAAGATTTTCAAAATGCAAAAGAGTTTGTTCAAAACTTATTTGTTAAATAATTCTGCATTATATTTATGATGAATATAAGAATGTAAAAAACTATTGACATTTATTTTTACTAATTGTTAAAATATAAATGTCAATAGTTTTTTACATTTTTGACTTTTGTCCGATGGCTACCAGCCGTAATACCCCCATCGCACACAGCGAAAGCGACTATCACCAAATCAAAGATTTGGGATATCTGCTTTTCTTATAAAGTGGGGGATAACGGCTGCTACGCCCCTGGATAACGATTCCTAAGTTTCAGATGGAGAAAAAAACTCCACATGAAACCAAGAACTCTGTTTATATTAAATTTAAGTGAGGTGCAATTATTGTGAGGAAAATGGATGAAATGGAAATGAGTATTAGTTTGAGAGCCATAAAATGTGCTTGGAGCTATACAATTATATTTTTAACAATTTGGGTTATATATAATTTTATTCATACTAAAGAAATTGGATTAGCTGGGTTTCTTTTGATAACACAAAATCTTGTCATGATATCGGTTGAATATTTTTTGAAATGGAAGTTTAATAGAGATGAAAAATAATATAAAGGCTTTACGCAAACAGCTTGGACTTAGACAGGAAGATGTAGCAAATGCTTTAAATGTAACAAGACAAACTATAAATGCCATTGAAAATAGTAAATATAATCCTACATTAGAATTAGCCATGAGATTAGCTAAATTATTAAATACTACAGTAGATGAATTATTTACACTTTGTGATTAGATTTTAAAAAGTACTGAATGATAGCAAATTTGTTAGTTTTGAGAAACAGAAAAAATTAGCCTATCAGTGATAACGGGCATTATGATATAATAAATCTATATCTTAAATTTAGCTTAAGTGGGAAAATTAAGGATTGGATTGATTAAATGAAGTTTTTATATAAAGTTATATTAGTGCTTGTAATTTTAGTTGCTTTAAGTTGCTTTGTTCAATTTGTAGTATTTAATAAATTTTTTATTTCTAATACTAATTCTTTGTTATTGAGTACTAATGAAAAAGCTTCAGAAAATATTAGTATGCAGCTTATGGAAAATTTTAATAAAGTACAGATTTTTTTGAAAACAGTTGCATCAGATGAGAAAATCAGAAAAAATCAAGAACTTCTTAATAAATTTAATGAAATCATACCTGAAGTAGATGTAGTAACAATTTTTAATTCTAGAGGAGATATTTTATGTATATCTGGTAACGCGCATATACCAAATGTTTCAAATTTGGCATATAGAGATTATTTTCAGCAGGCAACTCGTGGTAAAATATATATCAGTGATGTTTTTACAAGTACCAGTGGAATTAAGATTGTTGTAATATCGGTCCCAATTGTGAAAAATAATAGTATTGATGGGGTAGTTGCTGGAATTGTTAGATTACAAGGAACTTCTTTAGCATCCATGTTTAGTAATAAGAAATTTGGAAGAAGTGGTTATATTTCCATTTTAGACAGCCATGGTTATGTTGTTTATCATCCTGATAAAGGACAAATTGGTAAAAAATCTATAGTTTTTGGTAAATTGCATGGAAAATCAGGTTCAAAGATCATGAAAGATTATTCAGGGAAGGATCAGTTTGTTGGATTTAGTAAAGTTTCAAATTTGAACTGGTATGTAATTGTTATTACTCCTACTGCTGATATAATGACAAGTAGGAACATTGTAGTTTATGAAACATTTATAGGGTCAGTTATAGTGGGTATTTTGATTATTTTACTTGGTATATATACAATAAAGCGATATAGTAAACCATTAGATAAACTAATTTTTTCATTTAATGCTTTGAAAGTTGGAAAATACAAAAAGATTGATCCATATAATTATGGTAAGGAGTTTCAGGAAATGGTTAGAGTTTATAACCATACAATTGAAAGGTTAGAAGAAGAATATAATGATCTTGAAGAAGCTGCTGATATTGATTCTTTGACAGGTGCTTATAATAGACGTGCATTTAATAACCTTTTAAGCATTTTAAAACAAGAAATAAGTAATTGCAGTTTGGAGAGTTTAGGGGTTCTTTTACTGGATATTGATCATTTTAAAGAACTGAATGATACATCAGGGCATTTAGCTGGAGATGACGTACTTAAAAAACTTACTCAAATAATGAAATCTACTACTGGAGATAGGTCCGTATTTCGTTTTGGTGGAGATGAATTTGCTGTTGTAATTCGCAATGTTTCAGATGAAAGATTGTTGTCCATTGCAGAAGCAATTCGATTAAAAGGTGAAGAAACTTTAAATGGTTGTACTGTTAGTATTGGTGCAGCTAAATTCCCCAAAGATACTTATTCTATAGATAAATTGATAGATTTTGCAGACAAAGCTCTTTATACAAGCAAAAAAAGTAGAAATAAAGTAACTATTTTTATGAAATGAACTTAAATTCTAAATTTGCAAAGGAGAAGCTACAATGGAATTATGGGATGTATATGATAGTGAAAGAAATAAAACAAATAGGACAATGGTTCGGGGAACGGATTTTAATGAAGGCGATTATCATATGGTTGTTCACATTTGCATATTCAATTCGAAGGGTGAGATGTTAATTCAACAAAGGCAGCCATTTAAAGAAGGTTGGTCCAATATGTGGGATATTACAGTTGGGGGAAGTGCAATTGAAGGTGAGACAAGTCAAATGGCTGCAGAAAGAGAACTGATGGAGGAATTAGGAATAAAAATTAATCTGCAGGATATAAGACCACATCTTACGATTAATTTTGATAATGGATTTGATAATGTATACTTAATTCAGAAGGATATAGATATTGTTGATTTAACTTTACAGTATAAAGAAGTTCAATGTGCAAAATGGGCGTCAAAAAAAGAGATTTTTTCTATGATAGATAGTGGTGAATTTATTCCATATTATAAAAGTTTAATACAATTATTTTTTGATATTAAAAATCAATATGGATGTCATCAAACAATATAAAAAGTAATTGGAGGGAATGTTATGTTTCAATCAAGATGTGGAGTGTGTTGTAATGAATGTGAGAGAAAAGAAAAAGTAAATTGTACAGGGTGTATTAATATGGAAAAGCCATTTTGGGGTGGAGAATGTGGTGTAAAAAAATGTTGTGAAGGTAAGGGCTTAAATCACTGTGGAGAATGCTCAGAATTTCCATGTAAGATTCTTTCTACTATGGGGGTTGAAGAAGGCTTTGATCCAGAACCCAAAATTCAACAATGTAGAAAGTGGGCTAATGAATAAAATCAAAATAATGTTAGTACATTAAAATATTTAAAAATAGTTTATTTGTGAAAAACAATCATAGTAATTATTATGGTTGTTCTTTTTATGGTAAAAAATGATTGACAAGTTACTTTACAAGATGTATTATTCATGTAAGGTATAGTACGATTGCGGTACTATACTAGAGAAGGACAATATAAATAATAAACAATTTGGATTAAGGGAGAAGGAAGAAATGAGCAAGTCAAATAAAAATCAAATCGAAGAATTTAGTGAACTTTGGCATCAAATTATTAAAAAATCTAATTTTAGAAAGGTAGAAGATCAATTTCAGCGGTTAAATGGATTAACAACTATTGAGATTAGTATAATTAATATTGTTTCAAAAAATCCTGATGTAATTTTGGGTGAAATAGTTCTAGCTTTAGATATACCAAAAAGTACGCTGACAAATGCTATTAATAGACTTGAAAAGCGAAATTATATAAATAGAATTATTAGCAAAAGAGATAGAAGATCTTATGGACTAAAACTTACTGAAGAAGGTTATCTTGCTCAGAAAGAACATTTGAATTTTGAATATACGGTATATGAAAGACTATTGGATGCCCTTGATACTAATGCAGAAAAGCAAGAATTATTTAAATTATTTAGGAAGATTATTAATAATTTAGAAGAGTAAAAGGATTTGATTTATATTTTTAGGATAAATATTAAAATTTGGAGGATGCATTTATTGTGAATATAATTACATTTTATAGAATTTCAGGAGTGTTTATTATTTTAGTTGCATTAGGATTTACTATTAGTCAAACAGGTATAACTAAGTTGTTTAATTATCCTCAAATACTAAGATCCCCTGTTGATGTTATTTTGTCAAAATATTATGAGGGGGGAGCAAAGTTAAAATTTTTTTGGACCTGTTTTGCATTGAGCTCATTAATGCTAATTCCAATGTCTGCAATATTTTATAAAGTTTTAAATAGAAATGATACTCCTTATTTAATAATTGGAGCAGCATTTGGGATAGTATCTGGAGTTTTTTATGTTTTAGGACTTATGAGATGGACATTTTTAGTAGATAATTTATCAAGTAAGTATGTAAATGAAACTGATAATACCAACATGAAAGAAACAATTGGAATAATTTTTCAATCCTTTCATTTGTATTGCGGAAACTCAATTGGTGAAACAATGGGATTCTTATGCATGGGTATATGGATTAGTATATCAGGAATATCAATGCTTGGTTCAAAAATATTGACTCCATTCATAGGTTTAGGATTTATTGTTTGTGGTATAGGAATATTTTTAGGCCCTTTAGAGTGGGTGGGTGTTAAATTTGCCAACAAAGTAAATAAGTTATCTATGAAAATATTAATGCTGCTTCTTGTGTATATGGGAATAAAATTAATTATTTGTTGAACATATCAATATTAAATAAATTTATAGTTATTATTTTATATAAAAAAGGAAGGTAATAAAATGAAGTATGGATTTTTTCCAAGGATGATGTGGCTTGCTTTTCACGGTTCATTTGAGAAACAGTTACATATTATGACAGGTGATGATCCAAAGATAGTGATGAAGAAAGCAAAAGTTGTTTATCAAAGAATTTTAGAAGAGATTCCTGAGTTTGATAAAAATGATAAATTCATTGCAAATATTTTAAATGCAGCTATGTTAGCCGCTGTATATCTGAGTCTTAAAGAAAAACCAAAGCTTGATAATATTACAACGTATTATCATAAGGCGATGAATGAAAGTGTGGTAATGAAACATTTCATGAAAAATCAAAATAAATATTCCGAGGAAGCACAAATAAAATTAGCACAACAGGCAAAAGTAAGTCAAAGTAAAACTAATCCTTATACGTGGAAATTTCGTTATGAAGCTGGATCTGATATAAATAGTTTTTATATGTATTTTGATACTTGTGGAATATGTTATCTGTTTCAAAAGCTTGGAATATCAGAAATAACACCTGCAATGTGTTCCTATGATTATGATATGGCCGAGCTAGGAGGTTCAGTGCTTATGCGGCAGTATACTTTAGCAAAAGATGGAACCTGCTGTGATTTTCATTATCAGAAAAAGTAATAGCAAATAATCTATTAAATAATAAAATTGTAGAGGTGTTCAAATGTTGAGGTTAAGACCTTATAAAAAATGTGATGCAAAATATATTGTAAATTAGATAAAAGACGAAGTCTCTTTTCGAAAATGGTGCATTGTTCTCCAAATAGGGTTATAGTTATTTAGAGAACGATGTACTAAATCTAAAATATCTATTAAGATAATAAATAGGAATGTTCTAATGCATGTATCTGATCTACAAGCATTTCGTTATAAGGAGTATCAATACAGTAAGTTTGTCCAAGATTGGCAACTACACCATTAATTTTATCAATTTCTGTACGGCGTTTATGCTGACGGTCTTGATACATGCTGGCATAACCAGCGGCATCGCTTATGCATACATGCTGCACAGTTTCAAGAGCTTCTGCTTGGTTAAAGCATGTACCATCAGCTTTAGCTACAAGGACACATTCGTGAACTATTTTTGTACAGATTTCCCAGAGATAAGGATTGGAATGAATTTTACCTAGATTACACTCCATTATTGCGGATAGGGCATTTACACCACAGTTTACAAATAATTTTCCCCATAGTACTTTTTGAATATTATCGATGATGTTGACGTCTAGATTGCACTGGCACATGGCTTGTGCTATAATTTTCACTGCTTTTTGTGATTCATCGCAGGGAAAGTCAGGACCAATATTGGTAGGGCCACATCCTGAGTGAAAAAATTTACCTAAACCAAGACTAACACTGTTATGACTGCTGGTACCAACGATAATATGTTCTTTTTTAACAAAGTTTCCAATGTCGTGATTGTTACCAGCACCATTTTGTAATGTCATGACAATGGTTTTTGGTCCGATTATAGCTTGATTTTCTTTGACTGCATCAAAAGTGTTAATACTTTTTACAAATACAATTAATAAATCCTGGATTCCGATATCAGTTCCACTTATTGAGGCCTTAATGGTATAATTTGATTCAGTATTGTCTTTTTCAACTTTGGTTAGACCATTTGTATTGATGGCGTCTACTTGGGGCTTATAACTATCCAGCAGTGTTACTTCATGGATACTAGAAAGATAGGTAGCATATAGACTCCCCATAGCACCAGCTCCTAAGATTGCAATTTTCATAGTCTTACCTCCTGTAACATAAAAATGTAATTTGAATTTCAAATTACACTTTAGCATATCAAAATAGTAAAATAAAATGCAGATTATTCAATGGAACTATGATGAAATTTCATGTAA
The genomic region above belongs to Clostridium sp. AWRP and contains:
- a CDS encoding LysR family transcriptional regulator, which gives rise to MDEKDYKLILTLYKLKNITKTSEKLFITQPALTKRIKKIEKDLGTDLLIRSKKGVLFTPLGESIIPYIKTVVNTLKQLREHISSNHNFIGGNLTVGVSLNYARYRLPKILKSYTEAFPNVDVNIYTDHSKNLYNRLKNDEFSIVIIRGEYKWDEVTILLGTEPMCLVCSKENANLSLNSYSYIGRTTDPISQGKIQTWLFENNISINNTKLWVDNIDTCLEMAKHGLGWGILPKICLENFDGYVKDLYFSDGVPFSRSTYILCKNSYYMLPQVKLFIQCLKHK
- a CDS encoding chromate transporter produces the protein MISTNRFKSDTFTITKLFFTWLQIGFTSFGGGATTQYLIQEQFIYKHKWITDEEYANIIGMCQITPGMNIIAYTILIGKKLAGGIGIFISLVGLILPSAAVTIVLTTIYTSISKSLKVHSALHAVFAAIFGIALATNWRNVQPIIIKNHKKGSMIFGVTIAIMIGSGVIYIFFNPSVILLYVLGGLCGAAAYWYISKKEVRVNK
- a CDS encoding chromate transporter, encoding MSWVIFFGALLKSVLFSSGGYGPLPSLHSDFINYGWAGQKQFTESLAIGQITPGPNGLWVVSLCYLIAGLRGALLACIALLLPPLLILIVQHYYTRIAKYPATQGLLDGVVIVIASFSVIVVFKIFVSNGIDVETIAIASISFILAISRRVSTNVILLVSLLVGVVF
- a CDS encoding DJ-1/PfpI family protein — translated: MNINIILFNNFETLDIFGPIEILGQIKDYQIHYYSEAGGVITNAQNLKVVTEPISSADESGILVIPGGMGTRELINNTSFLNKLKSIAEKSTYCLSICTGSAVLAGCGVLKNRKATSNKQALEWVKSVSDQVNWVEKARWVADGKYYTSSGISAGIDMTLGFISDRFGKDKAIKIANDIEYIWNDDCTNDIFAG
- a CDS encoding flavodoxin family protein; protein product: MKKLVVYESIHHGNTQKIGKMVAECLNADLAKADDVNINIINDYDLIGFGSGIYYGKFHKNIVELIDKLPTLSGKKAFIFSTSGQGKNKYNNPIGQKLKEKGFEVVGSFACKGYDTFGPFKIFGGIAKGRPNNEDFQNAKEFVQNLFVK
- a CDS encoding helix-turn-helix transcriptional regulator, with the translated sequence MKNNIKALRKQLGLRQEDVANALNVTRQTINAIENSKYNPTLELAMRLAKLLNTTVDELFTLCD
- a CDS encoding diguanylate cyclase, giving the protein MKFLYKVILVLVILVALSCFVQFVVFNKFFISNTNSLLLSTNEKASENISMQLMENFNKVQIFLKTVASDEKIRKNQELLNKFNEIIPEVDVVTIFNSRGDILCISGNAHIPNVSNLAYRDYFQQATRGKIYISDVFTSTSGIKIVVISVPIVKNNSIDGVVAGIVRLQGTSLASMFSNKKFGRSGYISILDSHGYVVYHPDKGQIGKKSIVFGKLHGKSGSKIMKDYSGKDQFVGFSKVSNLNWYVIVITPTADIMTSRNIVVYETFIGSVIVGILIILLGIYTIKRYSKPLDKLIFSFNALKVGKYKKIDPYNYGKEFQEMVRVYNHTIERLEEEYNDLEEAADIDSLTGAYNRRAFNNLLSILKQEISNCSLESLGVLLLDIDHFKELNDTSGHLAGDDVLKKLTQIMKSTTGDRSVFRFGGDEFAVVIRNVSDERLLSIAEAIRLKGEETLNGCTVSIGAAKFPKDTYSIDKLIDFADKALYTSKKSRNKVTIFMK
- a CDS encoding NUDIX domain-containing protein, encoding MELWDVYDSERNKTNRTMVRGTDFNEGDYHMVVHICIFNSKGEMLIQQRQPFKEGWSNMWDITVGGSAIEGETSQMAAERELMEELGIKINLQDIRPHLTINFDNGFDNVYLIQKDIDIVDLTLQYKEVQCAKWASKKEIFSMIDSGEFIPYYKSLIQLFFDIKNQYGCHQTI
- a CDS encoding DUF3795 domain-containing protein; its protein translation is MFQSRCGVCCNECERKEKVNCTGCINMEKPFWGGECGVKKCCEGKGLNHCGECSEFPCKILSTMGVEEGFDPEPKIQQCRKWANE
- a CDS encoding MarR family transcriptional regulator; translation: MSKSNKNQIEEFSELWHQIIKKSNFRKVEDQFQRLNGLTTIEISIINIVSKNPDVILGEIVLALDIPKSTLTNAINRLEKRNYINRIISKRDRRSYGLKLTEEGYLAQKEHLNFEYTVYERLLDALDTNAEKQELFKLFRKIINNLEE
- a CDS encoding DUF4386 family protein yields the protein MNIITFYRISGVFIILVALGFTISQTGITKLFNYPQILRSPVDVILSKYYEGGAKLKFFWTCFALSSLMLIPMSAIFYKVLNRNDTPYLIIGAAFGIVSGVFYVLGLMRWTFLVDNLSSKYVNETDNTNMKETIGIIFQSFHLYCGNSIGETMGFLCMGIWISISGISMLGSKILTPFIGLGFIVCGIGIFLGPLEWVGVKFANKVNKLSMKILMLLLVYMGIKLIIC
- a CDS encoding L-2-amino-thiazoline-4-carboxylic acid hydrolase, which gives rise to MKYGFFPRMMWLAFHGSFEKQLHIMTGDDPKIVMKKAKVVYQRILEEIPEFDKNDKFIANILNAAMLAAVYLSLKEKPKLDNITTYYHKAMNESVVMKHFMKNQNKYSEEAQIKLAQQAKVSQSKTNPYTWKFRYEAGSDINSFYMYFDTCGICYLFQKLGISEITPAMCSYDYDMAELGGSVLMRQYTLAKDGTCCDFHYQKK
- a CDS encoding 2-dehydropantoate 2-reductase, coding for MKIAILGAGAMGSLYATYLSSIHEVTLLDSYKPQVDAINTNGLTKVEKDNTESNYTIKASISGTDIGIQDLLIVFVKSINTFDAVKENQAIIGPKTIVMTLQNGAGNNHDIGNFVKKEHIIVGTSSHNSVSLGLGKFFHSGCGPTNIGPDFPCDESQKAVKIIAQAMCQCNLDVNIIDNIQKVLWGKLFVNCGVNALSAIMECNLGKIHSNPYLWEICTKIVHECVLVAKADGTCFNQAEALETVQHVCISDAAGYASMYQDRQHKRRTEIDKINGVVANLGQTYCIDTPYNEMLVDQIHALEHSYLLS